In a single window of the Pseudomonas oryzihabitans genome:
- a CDS encoding dihydroxyacetone kinase family protein, with protein MKKLINNPVTVVRELLEGLVSLDPGLALLADEQVILRHPLADVRERPVAVISGGGSGHEPAHAGYVGEGMLTAAVAGDVFTSPSVDAVLAAIRAAAGPAGALLVVKNYTGDRLNFGLAAELARSEGIPVETVLVADDAALRHTVAPEKRRGIAGTVLIHKLAGAAAAAGRPLAEVASLAREASAELRSMGVALGACTVPAVGHPGFELADDEVEWGLGIHGEQGVERGPWLGADATVARLLDTLVEDGGYPGGTRLALLVNGLGATPPLELALVARAALIELRRRGLSVERAWTGTFLSALDMPGCSLSLLPVDEARLALLDAPTQARAWPGDGRVPAAPRLLSAPEVTAEATTCTPGPLAERLHAAVDAVIASLLANETRLTDLDSRAGDGDLGTSLARGAEAMRALPGSAWYTPASALAAMGQALRRAIGGSSGPFYACALVRAAQVLDGVARPTLAQWAQAFDQGVLALAELGGAQPGQRTMLDALRPAADTLLAAAQAGSSPAQAFAEAVAAARKGAEATAEMVPGQGRASYLGERTRGIPDGGAVAVVCWLDALEPVIAR; from the coding sequence ATGAAGAAGCTGATCAATAACCCCGTCACCGTGGTTCGCGAGCTGCTCGAAGGTCTCGTGAGCCTGGACCCCGGTCTTGCCCTGCTGGCCGACGAACAGGTGATACTACGCCACCCCCTGGCCGACGTCCGCGAACGCCCGGTGGCGGTTATCTCTGGTGGCGGCAGCGGCCATGAACCGGCCCATGCCGGCTACGTCGGCGAGGGGATGCTGACGGCGGCGGTGGCGGGCGACGTCTTCACCTCGCCCAGCGTGGATGCCGTACTGGCAGCCATCCGGGCGGCAGCCGGCCCGGCGGGCGCGCTGCTAGTCGTCAAGAACTACACCGGTGACCGCCTCAACTTCGGCCTCGCCGCGGAACTGGCCCGCAGCGAAGGCATTCCCGTCGAAACGGTGCTGGTGGCGGACGACGCGGCCTTGCGCCATACCGTGGCGCCGGAGAAGCGTCGAGGCATCGCCGGCACCGTGTTGATCCATAAGCTCGCTGGCGCCGCTGCCGCCGCCGGGCGACCCCTCGCCGAGGTGGCCAGCCTGGCGCGCGAGGCCAGTGCCGAACTGCGCAGCATGGGGGTCGCCCTGGGCGCCTGCACGGTGCCGGCGGTGGGGCACCCAGGCTTCGAACTAGCGGACGACGAGGTGGAGTGGGGCCTTGGCATCCACGGCGAGCAGGGCGTCGAGCGCGGGCCCTGGCTAGGCGCCGATGCCACCGTGGCGCGACTGCTGGATACCCTGGTCGAGGATGGCGGCTATCCTGGCGGGACGCGTCTCGCCTTGCTGGTCAATGGCCTGGGCGCCACGCCACCGCTGGAGCTCGCCCTGGTGGCCCGGGCGGCGCTGATCGAGTTGCGTCGGCGCGGCCTGAGCGTGGAGCGGGCCTGGACCGGTACCTTCCTCAGTGCCCTGGACATGCCGGGCTGTTCGCTGTCGCTGCTGCCGGTGGACGAGGCGCGCCTGGCATTGCTGGATGCGCCAACCCAGGCGCGGGCCTGGCCCGGTGACGGTCGGGTGCCAGCGGCGCCGCGTCTGCTGTCCGCGCCTGAGGTGACGGCCGAGGCGACGACGTGCACGCCCGGGCCCCTGGCGGAGCGCCTGCATGCCGCAGTGGACGCCGTGATCGCCAGCCTGCTGGCCAACGAAACCCGTCTCACCGACCTGGACAGCCGCGCCGGTGACGGCGATCTGGGCACCAGCCTGGCCCGTGGCGCCGAGGCGATGCGCGCCCTGCCAGGCAGCGCCTGGTACACCCCGGCCAGTGCCCTGGCAGCCATGGGACAGGCCCTGCGGCGTGCCATCGGTGGCAGTTCCGGACCCTTCTATGCCTGCGCGCTGGTCCGCGCGGCCCAGGTGTTGGACGGGGTCGCGCGACCGACACTGGCCCAGTGGGCCCAGGCCTTCGATCAGGGCGTCCTGGCGCTGGCGGAGCTGGGCGGCGCCCAGCCGGGCCAGCGCACGATGCTCGATGCGCTTCGACCTGCCGCGGATACCTTGCTGGCAGCTGCCCAGGCTGGCTCCAGCCCAGCGCAGGCCTTCGCCGAAGCGGTGGCTGCCGCTCGGAAGGGCGCCGAGGCTACCGCCGAGATGGTTCCGGGCCAGGGCCGTGCCAGTTACCTGGGCGAACGTACCCGTGGCATTCCCGATGGCGGCGCCGTGGCCGTGGTCTGTTGGCTGGACGCGTTGGAACCCGTGATCGCCCGCTAG
- a CDS encoding DUF2238 domain-containing protein — MNVSPCSRLQLVLLLTLVTLTLALGWAPVDRLTWGIEQLLVILAVVAIVVIQRRFPLSASASLQLFAFLVLHQIGAHYTYSQVPYDDAWQALTGFRLDEALGLQRNHYDRLVHFAYGLLLARPFREVVQGLTGLRGWQSAYAALEFVLASSAGYELMEWLGADLLAGDDAEAFVGAQGDPWDAQKDMALAFLGALLSLVCRHGWPGRRGTGHDVGSR, encoded by the coding sequence TTGAACGTTTCCCCGTGTTCCCGGCTACAACTAGTCCTGCTGCTGACCCTGGTCACGCTTACCCTGGCACTCGGCTGGGCACCCGTGGACCGGCTGACCTGGGGGATCGAACAGCTGCTGGTGATCCTGGCCGTGGTAGCCATCGTGGTTATCCAGCGACGGTTTCCGCTCTCGGCCAGCGCCAGCCTGCAACTCTTCGCGTTTCTCGTACTGCACCAGATCGGCGCCCACTACACCTATTCCCAGGTTCCCTACGACGATGCCTGGCAGGCGCTGACCGGTTTCCGCCTGGACGAGGCCCTGGGTCTGCAGCGCAACCATTACGACCGCCTGGTGCACTTCGCCTACGGGCTGCTGCTGGCCCGCCCCTTTCGTGAAGTGGTCCAGGGCCTGACCGGGCTACGCGGCTGGCAGAGTGCCTATGCCGCCCTCGAGTTCGTGCTCGCCTCCTCGGCGGGCTACGAGCTCATGGAATGGCTGGGCGCTGACCTGCTGGCGGGCGATGACGCGGAAGCCTTCGTCGGCGCCCAGGGCGATCCCTGGGACGCACAGAAAGACATGGCACTGGCCTTTCTCGGCGCCTTGCTCTCGCTGGTCTGCCGCCATGGCTGGCCCGGACGTCGCGGGACCGGCCATGACGTTGGTTCGCGCTAG
- a CDS encoding 5-guanidino-2-oxopentanoate decarboxylase, giving the protein MTTCGEFLVRQLAAWGVDTVFGIPGVHTVELYRGLPGSGIRHITPRHEQGAGFMADGYARASGRPGVCFVISGPGLTNCLTAMAQAYGDSVPLLVISSVNERARLGHGAGYLHELPNQRNLTAGVTAFSHTLLEVDGLPSVLARAFAVFDGERPRPVHLELPLDIITAPADHLALMPKPKLARPEPAAALLDCAAVRLREAERPLLLIGGGCQDAADEVRALAAALDAPTATTINAKGLLPPGHPLALGSNQALPPVRALAREADVILAVGTELGETDYDVVFDGGFQLTGDLIRIDLDPRMLVAGHPPWLGVVGDAQAALQGLLQRLPRRELDPTGPGARRTAIAQAGLARELAGWTHFRQLFERLQRALPDARYVGDSTQTVYAGNHLVELDGPRRWFNASTGYGTLGYGLPAALGARLADPRRPVICLVGDGGLLFTLSELASAVEAQIGIVILLWNNHGYGEIRRYMEQRDITPLGVDLVTPDFLALARAFGCLAERARDLDHVQDLLATAPTDRPLLIELREVAPFVSA; this is encoded by the coding sequence ATGACCACCTGTGGCGAATTTCTGGTCCGCCAACTGGCCGCCTGGGGCGTGGACACCGTCTTCGGCATCCCCGGGGTCCATACCGTGGAGCTCTATCGCGGCCTCCCCGGCAGCGGTATTCGCCACATCACCCCACGCCATGAACAGGGCGCGGGCTTCATGGCGGACGGCTATGCCCGGGCCAGCGGACGGCCCGGGGTATGCTTCGTCATCAGCGGACCCGGACTGACCAACTGCCTGACCGCCATGGCCCAGGCCTATGGCGATTCGGTCCCGCTGCTGGTGATTTCCAGCGTCAACGAACGCGCGCGGCTCGGCCATGGCGCCGGCTATCTGCATGAGCTTCCGAACCAGCGCAACCTGACGGCCGGGGTTACCGCCTTCAGCCATACCCTGCTGGAGGTGGACGGCCTGCCAAGCGTACTGGCGCGTGCCTTCGCCGTGTTCGACGGCGAGCGGCCAAGGCCGGTCCATCTGGAACTGCCGCTGGACATCATCACGGCACCGGCCGATCACCTGGCACTGATGCCCAAGCCCAAGCTGGCCCGCCCGGAGCCGGCCGCGGCCCTGCTCGACTGCGCCGCGGTTCGGCTGCGCGAGGCCGAACGTCCGCTGCTGTTGATCGGTGGGGGCTGCCAGGACGCGGCTGACGAGGTACGCGCGCTGGCCGCCGCGCTGGATGCGCCCACTGCCACCACCATCAATGCCAAGGGTCTGTTGCCGCCTGGCCATCCCCTGGCACTGGGCAGCAACCAGGCGCTACCACCGGTACGCGCCCTGGCGCGAGAGGCGGACGTCATCCTGGCGGTGGGTACCGAACTGGGCGAGACCGACTACGATGTGGTCTTCGACGGCGGTTTCCAGTTGACCGGCGACCTGATCCGCATCGACCTGGACCCCAGGATGCTGGTGGCTGGTCACCCACCCTGGCTAGGCGTGGTGGGCGACGCCCAGGCCGCGCTGCAGGGTCTGCTGCAACGCCTGCCCCGCCGCGAACTCGACCCGACCGGTCCCGGCGCCCGGCGCACGGCCATTGCCCAGGCTGGCCTGGCGCGCGAACTGGCCGGTTGGACGCACTTTCGCCAGCTGTTCGAGCGGCTGCAAAGGGCGCTGCCGGACGCGCGCTACGTGGGCGATTCCACCCAGACCGTCTACGCCGGCAATCACCTGGTGGAGTTGGACGGACCACGGCGCTGGTTCAATGCCTCCACCGGTTACGGCACCCTGGGCTATGGCCTGCCCGCCGCCCTGGGCGCACGCCTGGCGGACCCCAGGCGCCCGGTGATCTGCCTGGTCGGGGACGGCGGTCTGCTCTTTACCCTCAGCGAGCTGGCGAGCGCCGTGGAGGCGCAGATCGGCATCGTCATCTTGCTGTGGAATAACCACGGCTACGGCGAGATCCGCCGCTATATGGAACAGCGGGACATCACGCCCCTGGGCGTCGACCTGGTCACCCCGGATTTTCTCGCGCTGGCGCGGGCCTTCGGCTGCCTGGCCGAACGCGCACGGGATCTGGATCATGTCCAGGACCTGCTCGCCACCGCGCCAACCGATCGGCCACTGCTGATCGAGCTGCGCGAGGTAGCACCCTTCGTGTCGGCCTGA
- a CDS encoding sodium:solute symporter — protein sequence MILDISVVLAYALAMLLLGWYGMRRARNQEEFLVAGRNLGPAFYLGTMAATVLGGAATVGTVRLGYVHGLSGFWLCAMLGGGILVLNLFLAKPLLKLRIFTVTQVLERRYTPLARQASAAIMFVYALMLSVVSVLAMGTVIQVLFELPFWSAILLGGSVVVIYSSIGGMWSLTLTDIVQFIIKTAGLMFVLLPICLARVGGWDALVAKLPASAFALTTIGYDTILTYFLIYFFGILIGQDIWQRVFTARSEGVARVAGSLAGVYCVIYGLVGALIGMCARVLLPDLGGANNAFAAIVRSALPDGIRGLVIAAALAAMMSTASAGLLAASTTLTEDLLPRLRGGKASTLGMARLFTLLTGLAVLVIALLVNDVIGALTLAYNLLVGGILVPLLGAIFWKRATTPGALASMLLGSGAAIVFMLKDGLEANTPIYFSLALSLLSFVLVSLLTPRAEVAGRPA from the coding sequence ATGATCCTGGATATTTCCGTCGTCCTGGCCTATGCCCTGGCCATGCTCCTGCTCGGCTGGTACGGCATGCGCCGTGCTCGCAATCAGGAAGAATTCCTCGTCGCCGGCCGCAACCTCGGCCCGGCCTTCTATCTGGGCACCATGGCCGCCACGGTGCTGGGTGGCGCCGCCACCGTCGGCACGGTACGGCTGGGCTACGTCCATGGTCTTTCCGGCTTCTGGCTGTGCGCCATGCTTGGCGGCGGCATCCTGGTGCTCAACCTGTTTCTCGCCAAACCACTGCTCAAGTTGCGCATCTTCACCGTGACCCAGGTGCTGGAACGGCGTTACACCCCCCTGGCACGCCAGGCCAGTGCCGCCATCATGTTCGTCTATGCGCTGATGCTCAGCGTGGTCTCGGTGCTGGCCATGGGTACGGTGATCCAGGTGCTGTTCGAACTGCCCTTCTGGAGCGCCATCCTGCTCGGCGGCAGCGTGGTGGTGATCTATTCCAGCATTGGCGGCATGTGGTCGCTGACGCTGACCGACATCGTCCAGTTCATCATCAAGACGGCCGGCCTGATGTTCGTGCTGCTGCCCATCTGTCTCGCCCGAGTAGGCGGCTGGGACGCCCTGGTGGCCAAGCTGCCGGCCAGCGCCTTCGCCCTGACCACCATTGGCTATGACACCATCCTCACCTACTTCCTGATCTACTTCTTCGGCATCCTCATCGGCCAGGACATCTGGCAGCGCGTCTTCACTGCTCGCAGCGAAGGCGTGGCGCGGGTGGCGGGCAGCCTGGCCGGGGTCTACTGCGTGATCTATGGCCTGGTGGGCGCCTTGATCGGCATGTGCGCCCGGGTGCTGCTGCCGGACCTGGGCGGTGCCAACAATGCCTTCGCCGCCATCGTCCGCAGCGCCCTGCCGGACGGCATTCGCGGCCTGGTGATCGCCGCCGCCCTGGCCGCCATGATGTCCACCGCCAGCGCCGGCCTGCTGGCCGCGTCCACCACCCTGACCGAAGACCTTCTGCCCCGGCTGCGCGGCGGCAAGGCCTCGACCCTGGGCATGGCCCGACTGTTCACCCTGCTCACCGGCCTTGCCGTGCTCGTCATCGCGCTGCTGGTGAACGACGTCATCGGCGCCCTGACACTGGCCTACAACCTGCTGGTGGGCGGCATCCTGGTGCCCCTGCTAGGGGCCATTTTCTGGAAGCGCGCCACCACGCCCGGGGCCCTGGCGAGCATGCTGCTGGGATCCGGCGCGGCCATCGTCTTCATGCTCAAGGATGGCCTGGAAGCCAATACGCCGATCTACTTCAGCCTGGCGCTGAGCCTGCTCAGCTTCGTGCTGGTAAGCCTGCTCACGCCGCGCGCCGAGGTTGCCGGCCGTCCTGCCTGA
- the speB gene encoding agmatinase: MEKILHQPLGGNEMPRFGGIASMLRLPHLASPAGLDAAFIGIPLDIGTSLRSGTRFGPRQLRSESVMIRPYNMATGAAPFDSLSVADLGDVAINTFNLLDTVRLIEEHYDRVLEHDVTPLTLGGDHTLTLPILRAMKKKYGEIGLVHVDAHADVNEHMFGEKIAHGTTFRRAVEEGLLDCNRVVQIGLRAQGYAADDFDWCREQGFRVVQAEECWHQSLTPLMAEVRARVGGGPVYLSYDIDSIDPAWAPGTGTPEIGGLTTIQALEIIRGCRGLDLVGCDLVEVSPPYDTTGNTALLGANLLYEMLCVLPGVTYR, from the coding sequence GTGGAAAAGATCCTGCACCAGCCGCTGGGCGGCAACGAGATGCCCCGCTTCGGCGGCATCGCCAGCATGCTGCGGCTGCCCCACCTCGCTTCCCCGGCCGGACTCGACGCCGCCTTCATCGGCATCCCCCTGGACATCGGCACCTCGTTGCGCTCCGGCACCCGTTTCGGTCCGCGGCAGCTGCGCAGCGAATCGGTGATGATCCGTCCCTACAACATGGCCACCGGCGCGGCGCCCTTCGACTCCCTGAGCGTCGCCGATCTGGGCGATGTCGCCATCAATACCTTCAACCTGCTGGACACGGTGCGGCTGATCGAGGAGCACTACGACCGGGTGCTGGAGCACGATGTCACCCCCCTCACCCTGGGCGGCGACCACACCCTGACGCTGCCCATCCTGCGGGCCATGAAGAAGAAATACGGCGAGATCGGCCTGGTGCACGTGGATGCCCATGCCGATGTCAACGAGCACATGTTCGGCGAGAAGATCGCCCATGGCACCACGTTCCGCCGCGCCGTGGAAGAAGGCCTGCTGGACTGCAACCGGGTGGTGCAGATCGGCCTGCGGGCCCAGGGCTATGCCGCCGACGACTTCGACTGGTGCCGCGAACAGGGCTTCCGGGTGGTGCAGGCCGAGGAGTGCTGGCATCAGTCCCTGACCCCGCTGATGGCCGAGGTGCGCGCGCGGGTGGGCGGCGGGCCGGTATACCTGTCCTACGACATCGACAGCATCGACCCGGCCTGGGCGCCAGGCACCGGTACCCCGGAGATCGGCGGCCTGACCACCATCCAAGCGCTGGAAATCATCCGCGGCTGCCGCGGCCTCGATCTGGTGGGCTGTGACCTGGTGGAGGTGTCGCCGCCCTACGACACCACCGGCAACACCGCCCTGCTCGGCGCGAACCTGCTCTACGAGATGCTCTGCGTGCTGCCGGGGGTGACCTACCGCTAA
- a CDS encoding LysR family transcriptional regulator, producing the protein MANALHDIRLLKLFACVVRHQGFAAAQQELNLSTSAISTYMSQLEGQLGVTLCHRGRGGFALTSKGELFHQETLRILGEIEGFERYATTLKGELSGTLNLGVLDSLSSEPALPLADVIGSYTHDYPGVHLHLAVTSPYELQLGVLEGRLDLAVGAFSARMNGVVYQPLYREQHWLYCSDRHPLFPERRIPAEVITRQRMVRRGYWSQAELARHGFKESAATVESMEAQLILILSGAYIGYLPEHYVHAWVDQGRLKALQPATFGYQAPFSLITRRGRGREPLIQSFQRILKAQMQHADSD; encoded by the coding sequence ATGGCCAATGCTCTCCACGACATCCGTCTGCTCAAGCTGTTCGCCTGCGTGGTACGCCACCAGGGCTTCGCCGCGGCGCAGCAGGAACTGAACCTGTCCACCTCGGCCATCAGCACCTACATGAGTCAGCTGGAAGGGCAGCTCGGAGTCACCCTCTGTCATCGCGGCCGTGGCGGCTTCGCCCTCACCAGCAAGGGCGAACTCTTCCACCAGGAGACGCTGCGCATCCTGGGCGAGATCGAAGGCTTCGAACGCTATGCCACGACCCTCAAGGGCGAGTTGAGCGGCACCCTCAACCTGGGCGTACTGGATTCACTGTCCAGCGAGCCGGCGCTGCCGCTGGCCGATGTGATCGGCAGCTATACCCACGACTATCCCGGCGTCCACCTGCATCTGGCGGTGACCAGTCCCTACGAGTTGCAGCTGGGCGTGCTCGAAGGACGGCTGGACCTGGCGGTGGGTGCCTTTTCCGCGCGCATGAACGGGGTGGTCTACCAGCCGCTGTACCGCGAGCAGCACTGGCTCTACTGCAGCGATCGTCATCCGCTGTTCCCGGAACGACGCATTCCCGCCGAGGTGATCACCCGCCAGCGCATGGTGCGGCGCGGCTACTGGAGTCAGGCTGAGCTGGCACGCCATGGCTTCAAGGAAAGCGCCGCCACCGTGGAAAGCATGGAGGCCCAGCTGATCCTCATCCTCTCCGGCGCCTATATCGGCTACCTGCCGGAGCACTATGTCCATGCCTGGGTCGACCAGGGGCGCCTCAAGGCGCTGCAACCGGCGACCTTTGGCTATCAGGCGCCGTTCTCCCTCATCACCCGCCGAGGGCGTGGAAGGGAGCCGCTTATCCAGAGTTTTCAACGCATTCTTAAAGCCCAGATGCAACATGCCGATAGCGACTAG
- a CDS encoding methyl-accepting chemotaxis protein: MTSAISACWSTVAAAGGILGGHFLLDDTAQAALIVAALLGVSAHQLYRQRASIERILADHPKMFSSDVVAPTYSDQIGAPARLDLALHSEAARLQTALTRLADVGDSVRQKARESSQLSQSGAELLEQQRHETDQSAAAITQMTSTIHEVSQNVQETAQAAANAENMVHSGRDKAEESLMSMRELGTAVSDIGQAVGELASSTQSIGSVADVITAIAEQTNLLALNAAIEAARAGEAGRGFAVVADEVRSLASRTRESTEQIHQIIANLQANAERAVATASRGEETSRQSERHSAAVRESLEGISESVSLITAMSQQMATAVEEQSHVSEDINRQISRIADLSDNSSAQARRGSELSRELEGMADYLHDLTARFNR, encoded by the coding sequence CTGACCAGCGCCATCTCCGCCTGCTGGTCGACCGTGGCGGCCGCCGGCGGCATCCTGGGCGGTCACTTCCTCCTGGACGACACCGCTCAGGCAGCCCTTATCGTCGCGGCCCTGCTGGGTGTCAGTGCCCACCAGCTGTATCGCCAGCGCGCCAGTATCGAGCGCATTCTTGCGGATCATCCCAAGATGTTCTCCAGCGATGTGGTCGCGCCGACCTACAGCGACCAGATCGGCGCCCCGGCGCGTCTGGATCTCGCGTTGCACAGCGAAGCCGCGCGCCTGCAGACCGCCTTGACGCGTCTGGCCGACGTTGGCGACAGCGTACGCCAGAAGGCCCGCGAGTCTTCCCAGCTATCCCAGTCCGGGGCCGAGCTGCTGGAACAGCAGCGCCACGAGACCGACCAGTCCGCCGCCGCCATTACCCAGATGACCTCTACCATCCACGAGGTCTCGCAAAACGTCCAGGAGACCGCCCAGGCCGCCGCCAACGCGGAGAACATGGTGCATTCCGGACGCGACAAGGCTGAAGAAAGCCTGATGTCCATGCGCGAACTTGGCACGGCGGTCAGCGACATTGGCCAGGCGGTGGGTGAGCTGGCCAGCTCGACCCAGAGCATCGGCAGCGTCGCCGACGTCATCACCGCCATCGCTGAGCAGACCAACCTGCTGGCGCTGAACGCCGCCATCGAAGCCGCCCGCGCCGGTGAAGCCGGTCGTGGCTTCGCCGTGGTGGCCGATGAGGTCCGCTCCCTGGCCTCCCGCACCCGCGAGTCCACCGAGCAGATCCACCAGATCATCGCCAACCTGCAGGCCAATGCCGAGCGCGCCGTGGCCACCGCCAGTCGCGGTGAAGAGACCTCGCGCCAGAGCGAACGCCATTCGGCGGCGGTGCGCGAATCCCTGGAAGGCATCAGCGAATCGGTCAGCCTCATCACCGCCATGAGTCAGCAGATGGCCACCGCCGTGGAAGAGCAGAGCCACGTCTCCGAAGACATCAACCGGCAGATCAGCCGGATCGCCGATCTTTCCGACAACAGCTCGGCCCAGGCCCGCCGTGGCTCGGAACTGAGTCGCGAACTGGAAGGCATGGCCGACTACCTGCACGACCTCACCGCGCGCTTCAATCGCTGA
- a CDS encoding tRNA-uridine aminocarboxypropyltransferase — translation MSRPACARCQRPLSLCLCALIPSLSSHTRILLLQHPSERRHPLNTARLAALGLANAQLEIGETFADLPRWLAGHEAWLLFPGPEAVTIDRLPPASATPAKRLLVIPDGTWRKARLLLHTNPALAALPRATLPPGPPSRYRVRKAPAAEALSTVEAVVAALNALEAPARFEALLAPFDALIDGQIAAMGAETFARNHGGPVRGD, via the coding sequence ATGTCCCGTCCCGCCTGCGCGCGTTGCCAGCGCCCCTTGTCGCTGTGCCTGTGCGCACTGATCCCTTCGCTGTCCAGCCATACGCGGATACTGCTGCTGCAGCATCCCAGCGAACGACGCCATCCGCTCAATACCGCGCGCCTGGCCGCCCTGGGGCTCGCCAATGCACAACTGGAGATCGGCGAGACCTTTGCCGACCTCCCACGCTGGCTCGCCGGCCATGAAGCCTGGCTGCTGTTCCCAGGCCCTGAGGCAGTCACGATCGATCGGCTGCCGCCCGCGAGCGCGACCCCGGCGAAACGGCTGCTGGTGATTCCCGATGGCACCTGGCGCAAGGCGCGCCTGCTGCTGCACACCAATCCGGCGCTGGCGGCGCTGCCGAGGGCCACCTTGCCACCCGGCCCACCGTCCCGCTATCGCGTACGCAAGGCCCCTGCAGCCGAGGCGTTATCCACCGTGGAGGCCGTCGTGGCAGCGCTGAATGCATTGGAGGCACCGGCCCGCTTCGAGGCCTTGCTGGCGCCTTTCGACGCGCTCATCGATGGCCAGATCGCCGCCATGGGCGCTGAAACCTTTGCACGCAATCATGGCGGGCCGGTGCGGGGAGATTGA
- a CDS encoding YbaN family protein: MDKAPARPRQKKGWVRYLLLGLGWLSVALGVIGAFLPLLPTTPFLLLAAACFMRSSERFYLWLVNHKWLGPWIKPYLEGEGIPLKGKVYAIVAMWISVGFSCWLVPYVWARVAAFASCAAVTVYLLRQKTRR; this comes from the coding sequence ATGGACAAAGCCCCCGCCAGACCCCGGCAGAAGAAGGGGTGGGTGCGCTACCTGCTGCTAGGGCTAGGCTGGCTCAGCGTAGCGCTGGGCGTTATCGGCGCGTTCTTGCCGCTGCTGCCCACCACGCCCTTCCTGCTCTTGGCGGCCGCCTGCTTCATGCGCAGCTCGGAGCGCTTCTATCTGTGGCTCGTCAACCACAAGTGGCTGGGGCCCTGGATCAAGCCCTACCTGGAAGGCGAAGGGATCCCGCTCAAGGGCAAGGTCTACGCCATCGTCGCCATGTGGATCAGCGTGGGCTTTTCCTGCTGGCTAGTGCCCTATGTCTGGGCACGGGTAGCGGCCTTTGCCAGTTGTGCGGCGGTAACGGTCTACCTGCTCCGGCAGAAGACCCGGCGCTAG
- a CDS encoding YecA family protein, with protein sequence MSFAEQLTRLRDFLDADDLHEEALDYVAAHGYLTALSICPEEVPEREWIDALFAEPPQYRDATQQEEIERALVQLKAHILRVLGSDEELDLPCDLDLGPEPDESELRGWCIGFMEGVFLREAVWFEDAEDEVSELLLPIMVGSGLFDEQPEFSEIAQDRRLVADMMVQIPELLTQLFLLCHSPEEKPALLKPRH encoded by the coding sequence ATGTCCTTCGCCGAACAATTGACCCGTCTGCGCGATTTTCTCGATGCAGACGATCTGCACGAAGAAGCGCTCGACTACGTAGCCGCCCATGGCTACCTGACCGCCCTGTCCATCTGCCCGGAAGAGGTTCCCGAACGCGAGTGGATCGACGCTCTCTTCGCCGAGCCGCCGCAGTATCGCGATGCCACTCAGCAGGAAGAGATCGAGCGCGCCCTGGTGCAGCTCAAGGCGCATATCCTGCGCGTGCTGGGCAGTGACGAAGAGCTGGATCTGCCGTGCGACCTGGACCTCGGCCCCGAGCCAGACGAATCCGAGCTGCGCGGCTGGTGCATCGGCTTCATGGAAGGGGTGTTCCTGCGCGAAGCCGTATGGTTCGAAGATGCCGAAGACGAAGTCAGCGAGCTGCTGCTGCCGATCATGGTCGGCTCGGGCCTGTTCGACGAACAGCCCGAGTTCTCCGAGATCGCCCAGGATCGCCGCCTGGTCGCCGACATGATGGTGCAGATCCCGGAATTGCTGACCCAGCTGTTCCTGCTCTGCCACTCTCCCGAAGAAAAGCCGGCGCTGCTCAAGCCGCGCCACTGA